One window of Vibrio sinaloensis genomic DNA carries:
- a CDS encoding 23S rRNA (adenine(2030)-N(6))-methyltransferase RlmJ, whose amino-acid sequence MLSYRHSFHAGNHADVIKHIVQSLILDALKQKDKPFVYHDTHSGVGRYDLTHEWSEKTGEYKQGIARVWQQQPIPAALESYLDAVKALNNGDTLRYYPGSPRVARAQLRRQDRMVLTELHPSDYPLLEQEFHRDRQVSIFKEDGFKRLKASLPPKERRGLVLIDPPYELAKEYRDVVQAIYQSYKRWATGIYAIWYPVVNRCDIEDMIEGLQGLGIRKILQIELGVAPDNNERGMTASGMIVINPPWKLESQMNEILPFLKQAIAPATGHFNVEWIVPE is encoded by the coding sequence TTGTTAAGTTATCGCCACAGCTTTCATGCCGGCAACCATGCCGATGTGATTAAACACATTGTTCAAAGCCTGATCCTCGACGCTTTGAAACAAAAAGATAAGCCTTTTGTTTACCACGATACCCATTCAGGCGTTGGTCGTTACGACCTGACTCATGAATGGTCGGAGAAAACGGGTGAATACAAACAAGGCATCGCCCGGGTGTGGCAGCAACAGCCTATTCCAGCTGCGTTGGAAAGCTACCTCGATGCAGTTAAGGCACTCAATAACGGTGATACGCTCCGTTATTACCCGGGATCACCTCGGGTCGCCCGCGCTCAGTTGCGTCGCCAAGATCGCATGGTGCTCACCGAGCTTCACCCCAGCGACTACCCGTTGCTGGAGCAAGAGTTCCACCGAGATCGCCAAGTCAGCATTTTTAAGGAAGACGGGTTTAAGCGTTTGAAAGCCAGCTTGCCGCCCAAAGAGCGCCGTGGCTTGGTACTGATTGACCCGCCCTATGAGCTGGCCAAAGAGTATCGAGATGTGGTTCAAGCGATTTACCAGAGCTACAAACGCTGGGCGACCGGCATCTACGCCATCTGGTACCCTGTGGTTAACCGCTGCGATATTGAAGACATGATTGAAGGCTTACAAGGGCTCGGCATTCGTAAAATCTTACAAATTGAGCTCGGCGTCGCACCGGATAACAACGAGCGCGGTATGACAGCATCGGGCATGATAGTCATTAACCCGCCGTGGAAACTCGAAAGCCAAATGAACGAGATACTACCGTTCTTAAAACAAGCCATCGCCCCGGCGACTGGTCACTTTAACGTAGAATGGATTGTTCCAGAGTAA
- the gorA gene encoding glutathione-disulfide reductase: MATHFDYLCIGGGSGGIASANRAAMYGAKVALIEAQDLGGTCVNVGCVPKKVMWHGAQIAEAMNLYAEDYGFDVDVKGFDWSKLVESRQAYIGRIHQSYDRVLGNNKVQVIKGFAKFVDAKTVEVNGEHYTADHILIAVGGRPTIPNIPGAEYGIDSNGFFELNEQPKRVAVIGAGYIAVEIAGVLNALGTETHLFCRKESPLRSFDPMIIETLVEVMEAEGPKLHTHSIPKQVVKEADGSLTLHLENGNTQNVDQLIWAIGRHPATDAINLASTGVETNQAGYIKVDEFQQTNVPGIYCVGDIMEGGIELTPVAVKAGRQLSERLFNNKPNAKMDYNLVPTVVFSHPPIGTIGLTTQEAEEKYGKENIKVYTSGFTAMYTAVTKHRQPCKMKLVCAGEEETVVGLHGIGFTVDEMIQGFGVAMKMGATKADFDSVVAIHPTGSEEFVTMR; the protein is encoded by the coding sequence ATGGCGACTCATTTTGATTACCTCTGTATCGGTGGCGGCTCAGGCGGCATCGCATCGGCAAACCGTGCAGCTATGTACGGCGCAAAAGTAGCCCTCATCGAAGCACAAGACCTTGGCGGTACCTGCGTTAACGTGGGTTGTGTACCGAAAAAAGTGATGTGGCATGGCGCGCAAATCGCTGAAGCGATGAACCTCTACGCTGAAGATTACGGCTTCGACGTCGACGTGAAAGGCTTCGACTGGAGCAAACTGGTTGAGAGTCGTCAGGCATACATTGGCCGTATCCACCAATCTTACGACCGTGTTCTTGGTAACAATAAGGTTCAGGTGATCAAAGGCTTTGCTAAGTTTGTTGATGCTAAAACGGTAGAAGTAAACGGTGAGCATTACACCGCAGACCATATCTTAATCGCTGTCGGTGGACGTCCAACCATTCCAAACATTCCTGGGGCTGAATACGGCATTGACTCCAACGGCTTCTTTGAGCTGAACGAACAGCCAAAACGTGTCGCGGTGATTGGTGCGGGCTACATCGCTGTAGAAATTGCAGGTGTATTGAATGCCTTAGGCACTGAAACACATCTGTTCTGCCGTAAAGAGTCACCACTGCGTAGCTTCGACCCTATGATCATCGAAACCTTAGTTGAAGTGATGGAAGCTGAAGGGCCGAAACTGCACACTCACTCGATTCCAAAACAAGTGGTGAAAGAAGCCGATGGAAGCCTAACGCTACACCTTGAAAACGGCAACACACAAAACGTTGACCAATTAATCTGGGCGATTGGCCGTCACCCGGCGACTGACGCAATTAACCTTGCTTCAACCGGTGTCGAAACCAACCAAGCGGGTTACATCAAAGTGGATGAGTTCCAGCAAACCAACGTGCCAGGCATCTACTGTGTGGGCGATATTATGGAAGGGGGCATCGAACTTACTCCTGTCGCAGTTAAAGCAGGTCGTCAGCTATCTGAGCGCCTGTTTAACAATAAACCTAACGCGAAGATGGACTACAACCTAGTGCCTACCGTGGTATTTAGCCATCCACCTATCGGTACTATTGGCCTGACAACTCAGGAAGCTGAAGAGAAGTACGGCAAAGAAAACATTAAAGTGTATACGTCGGGCTTTACCGCAATGTACACCGCCGTCACTAAACATCGCCAGCCATGTAAGATGAAACTGGTTTGTGCCGGTGAAGAAGAGACCGTCGTGGGTCTACACGGTATCGGCTTCACGGTTGATGAAATGATCCAAGGCTTTGGTGTCGCGATGAAGATGGGCGCAACCAAAGCGGATTTTGACTCAGTGGTTGCTATTCACCCAACCGGCTCAGAAGAGTTTGTCACTATGCGTTAA
- a CDS encoding SPOR domain-containing protein, with the protein MGINMALKPNKTYWKQWTLLAVLAVPFWSPLVAAEEFLCDATQASTEQLPVLDASCPVGNGLWGKSIPKGSQSTFWIQCGVFSQPLSLPKAKQLYKHISTDVWAKPEDKAYRCLIGPYNDFVIAKQELAKIQTEPGYKQAFIREVVKGAPVKAPKPKAKPSTKPAAKPKPSKQATTVIPEPVKPQPVVAPPPEAPQTQPQPTEREQDVTIRLTTKVAGVEYKVPYVMFSDDQFYMEHELPWNRMDYDGAYKLCSRLGMRMATQQEWQALLNSGMMTKAKWPMHLPYWGAERTGLFTSGKVNQLKGSSLLNVICVK; encoded by the coding sequence ATGGGTATCAATATGGCGTTGAAGCCGAACAAAACGTATTGGAAGCAATGGACACTCTTAGCGGTATTGGCTGTACCATTTTGGTCACCGCTGGTGGCCGCAGAAGAATTTCTCTGTGATGCCACGCAAGCCTCGACCGAACAACTGCCTGTGCTTGATGCAAGTTGTCCAGTAGGCAACGGTTTATGGGGAAAGTCGATCCCGAAAGGCTCGCAATCGACCTTTTGGATTCAATGTGGGGTGTTTAGCCAACCTTTATCTTTACCTAAGGCAAAGCAGCTATATAAGCACATTAGTACCGATGTCTGGGCCAAACCAGAAGACAAAGCCTATCGCTGCCTCATTGGGCCGTACAATGATTTCGTCATCGCAAAGCAAGAGCTGGCCAAGATCCAGACTGAACCAGGCTACAAGCAAGCATTTATTCGTGAGGTGGTGAAAGGCGCTCCGGTGAAAGCGCCAAAACCAAAGGCGAAACCTAGTACTAAACCGGCGGCAAAGCCTAAGCCAAGTAAGCAAGCGACCACCGTCATTCCAGAGCCGGTTAAACCTCAGCCGGTAGTCGCTCCGCCACCAGAGGCTCCACAAACTCAGCCACAACCGACTGAGCGTGAGCAGGATGTAACGATACGCCTGACGACCAAGGTCGCAGGGGTGGAATACAAGGTTCCGTATGTGATGTTTAGTGACGACCAGTTCTACATGGAGCATGAGCTGCCTTGGAACCGAATGGATTACGACGGCGCGTATAAATTGTGTTCTCGCTTGGGGATGCGTATGGCCACGCAGCAGGAGTGGCAAGCATTGCTTAATTCGGGAATGATGACCAAAGCTAAATGGCCGATGCACCTGCCATACTGGGGCGCTGAACGTACGGGGTTATTCACCAGTGGCAAAGTCAATCAGCTGAAAGGCTCGTCGCTACTTAATGTGATTTGTGTGAAGTAA
- a CDS encoding ABC transporter permease codes for MSQTVAAPSRWERFKQSDFLYYFKRDKVAMASFSVFMLFLIMALAAPVIAPTDPYDLSSIDILDSELPPSWMEDGDERFLLGTDEQGRDIFSTILYGSRLSLTIGFLAVGLQLILGIVIGLSAGYFGGRIDSFLMRFADVQLSFSTMMVAIIVSAIFKASFGSDFYSQYAVVMLVVIIGVAEWPQYARTIRASVLAEKKKEYVEAARVMGFKAPRIMFRHILPNCLSPILVISTVQVANAIMSEAALSFLGLGLPVDQPSLGALISIGFNYIFSGAWWITAFPGVVLVTLVLVINLLGDWLRDVFNPKIYKG; via the coding sequence ATGAGTCAAACAGTGGCTGCTCCTTCTCGCTGGGAGCGTTTCAAACAATCGGATTTTCTTTATTACTTTAAGCGCGATAAGGTCGCCATGGCGAGCTTTAGCGTATTTATGTTGTTTTTGATAATGGCTTTGGCAGCGCCGGTCATTGCACCTACCGACCCTTATGATCTCTCCTCGATAGATATCCTAGACTCGGAATTGCCTCCTTCTTGGATGGAAGACGGTGATGAGCGCTTCCTGTTGGGAACGGACGAGCAGGGCCGTGATATTTTCTCGACTATTCTTTATGGTTCACGCTTATCTCTCACCATCGGTTTCTTAGCCGTTGGTTTGCAGCTGATCCTGGGGATTGTCATCGGTCTATCAGCGGGTTACTTCGGTGGCCGTATCGATAGCTTCTTGATGCGCTTTGCCGATGTGCAGCTCTCGTTTTCAACCATGATGGTTGCGATCATCGTCTCGGCCATTTTCAAGGCCAGCTTTGGTAGCGACTTCTACAGTCAGTACGCGGTGGTGATGCTGGTGGTGATCATCGGTGTTGCTGAGTGGCCGCAGTACGCGCGTACCATTCGAGCCTCGGTGTTGGCGGAGAAGAAAAAAGAGTATGTTGAGGCTGCACGCGTGATGGGCTTTAAAGCGCCACGTATCATGTTCCGTCACATACTGCCTAACTGTCTGTCACCGATTTTGGTTATCTCAACGGTACAGGTGGCAAACGCCATTATGTCAGAGGCGGCACTTTCTTTCCTAGGCTTAGGCCTGCCTGTTGACCAGCCATCGTTGGGCGCGCTGATCAGTATCGGCTTTAACTACATCTTCTCAGGTGCTTGGTGGATTACCGCCTTCCCAGGTGTGGTGTTGGTCACATTGGTACTGGTGATCAACTTGCTAGGTGACTGGTTACGAGATGTATTTAACCCCAAAATTTACAAAGGGTGA
- a CDS encoding ABC transporter permease has translation MFSFLVKRLFQALIVMFVISLVAFAIQDNLGDPLRELVGQSVSEAERQALRDELGLNDPFITKYTRFVGNAIQGDLGTSYFFKRPAVEVILDKLVATLELVFGATLIIIVFSIPLGVYSAIHPKSVFTKIVMAGSSIGISIPVFLTAIMLMYVFSIELGWLPSYGRGETANVLGWESGFFTLDGLAHLVLPCIALASIMLPLFIRLVRSEMLEVLSSEYIKFGKAKGLALNKIYYQHALKNTMLPVLTVGGVQIGTMVAYTILTETVFQWPGTGFLFLEAINRVDTPLITAYVIFVGLIFVVTNTIVDLLYGIINPTVNLTGKGA, from the coding sequence ATGTTTTCGTTTCTGGTCAAGCGCCTGTTTCAGGCACTGATAGTGATGTTTGTGATCAGTTTGGTGGCGTTTGCCATTCAGGACAATCTGGGTGACCCATTGCGTGAGCTGGTAGGTCAGTCGGTTTCTGAAGCAGAGCGTCAAGCTTTGCGTGATGAGTTAGGCCTTAACGATCCCTTCATTACAAAATACACTCGCTTTGTTGGCAATGCTATACAAGGTGATTTAGGTACTTCATATTTCTTCAAGCGCCCAGCGGTTGAAGTGATCTTGGACAAGTTGGTTGCCACGCTCGAGCTGGTGTTTGGTGCAACCTTGATAATTATTGTCTTCTCTATTCCTCTTGGCGTTTACTCGGCCATTCATCCCAAAAGTGTGTTCACTAAGATAGTGATGGCGGGCAGTAGTATCGGCATCTCGATTCCGGTGTTTTTGACCGCAATTATGTTGATGTATGTGTTCTCTATCGAGTTAGGTTGGCTGCCATCCTATGGGCGGGGCGAAACCGCGAATGTCTTAGGTTGGGAGTCTGGGTTCTTCACCTTAGATGGCTTAGCGCATTTGGTACTTCCATGTATCGCACTGGCTTCGATCATGCTACCGCTGTTTATTCGCTTGGTACGCTCAGAGATGCTTGAAGTATTGAGCTCGGAGTACATCAAGTTTGGTAAAGCGAAAGGTTTGGCGCTGAACAAGATCTATTACCAACACGCGCTGAAAAATACCATGTTACCGGTCCTCACCGTTGGTGGTGTACAGATTGGTACTATGGTTGCTTACACCATCTTGACTGAAACGGTTTTCCAGTGGCCAGGTACTGGCTTCCTTTTCCTTGAAGCGATTAACCGTGTGGACACCCCGCTTATCACTGCTTACGTTATTTTCGTCGGCCTGATCTTCGTTGTGACCAACACCATTGTTGATTTGCTGTACGGCATCATCAACCCAACCGTTAATTTGACAGGTAAAGGAGCATAA
- a CDS encoding ABC transporter substrate-binding protein, translated as MKTMKSKLVVALMAAGLSFGAAAADITVAYDADPVSLDPHEQLSGGTLQMSHMVFDPLIRFNQKMEFEPRLAESWERIDGETMHFNIRQGVKFHSGNMLTADDVVWTFNRLKNSPDFKGIFGPIASITKAGDYKVEVKTDGVYPLVENVMTYLFPMDSKFYSGKTDDGKDKAELVKHGNSFASTNVSGTGPFIITQREQGVKVTFERFNDYWDNASGGNVDTLTLVPIKEDATRVAALLSGDVDMIAPVAPNDYNRIEKAKDVDLYTMPGTRVITFQMNQNSNPALKDVRVRQAIVYAINNEGITKKVMKGAATAAGQQSPVGFVGHNPDLKPRYDLKKAKQLMKEAGYENGFTLTMMAPNNRYVNDDKIAQATAAMLSKIGIKVDLKTMPKAQYWPEFDKCAADMLMIGWHPDTEDSGNFTEFLAMTRNAETGKGQYNCGHYSNAEVDKLIEETNKMTDLEKRSAALKKVEEILYNEAAFVPLHWQDPSWAAKGNVDIGPIINGMNFPYFGDLVVK; from the coding sequence ATGAAAACCATGAAAAGCAAACTAGTAGTGGCTTTAATGGCAGCTGGCCTTAGCTTTGGCGCAGCAGCTGCAGATATCACCGTCGCTTATGACGCAGATCCAGTGTCTCTTGACCCGCATGAGCAATTGTCTGGCGGTACACTGCAGATGTCTCACATGGTCTTTGATCCGCTTATCCGTTTTAACCAAAAAATGGAATTTGAACCTCGCTTGGCTGAGTCTTGGGAACGTATTGATGGCGAAACCATGCACTTCAATATTCGTCAGGGTGTTAAGTTTCACTCGGGCAACATGCTGACTGCTGATGATGTGGTTTGGACGTTTAACCGTCTGAAAAACTCTCCAGACTTTAAAGGCATCTTCGGCCCAATCGCGTCAATCACTAAAGCGGGCGATTACAAAGTAGAAGTAAAAACTGACGGCGTTTACCCACTGGTTGAAAACGTGATGACTTACCTGTTCCCAATGGACAGCAAGTTCTACTCAGGTAAGACAGATGACGGCAAAGATAAAGCTGAGCTAGTTAAGCACGGTAACTCATTTGCATCGACTAACGTTTCTGGTACTGGTCCTTTCATCATCACTCAGCGCGAGCAAGGCGTGAAAGTGACGTTTGAGCGTTTCAATGATTACTGGGATAACGCATCAGGTGGTAACGTTGATACGCTAACGCTGGTTCCAATCAAAGAAGACGCGACTCGTGTTGCAGCGCTTCTGTCTGGTGATGTCGACATGATTGCACCGGTAGCACCAAACGACTACAACCGTATTGAAAAGGCAAAAGATGTAGACCTTTACACTATGCCAGGTACGCGTGTTATCACCTTCCAAATGAACCAAAACAGCAACCCTGCACTGAAAGACGTACGTGTTCGTCAGGCGATTGTCTACGCGATCAACAACGAAGGTATCACCAAGAAAGTTATGAAGGGTGCGGCAACAGCAGCAGGTCAGCAGAGCCCAGTTGGCTTCGTTGGTCATAACCCAGATCTTAAGCCTCGTTACGACCTGAAGAAAGCGAAACAGCTGATGAAGGAAGCGGGTTACGAAAATGGCTTCACGCTAACTATGATGGCGCCGAACAACCGTTACGTAAACGACGACAAGATTGCTCAAGCGACCGCCGCTATGCTGTCTAAGATTGGTATCAAAGTTGATCTGAAGACAATGCCTAAAGCGCAATACTGGCCAGAGTTCGACAAGTGTGCGGCAGACATGCTGATGATCGGTTGGCACCCAGATACTGAAGATTCAGGTAACTTCACTGAGTTCCTAGCGATGACGCGTAATGCTGAAACGGGTAAAGGTCAGTACAACTGTGGTCACTACTCTAATGCAGAAGTGGACAAGTTGATCGAAGAGACTAACAAGATGACTGACCTAGAGAAACGCAGTGCAGCTCTGAAGAAAGTTGAAGAGATCCTGTACAACGAAGCGGCGTTCGTTCCTCTACATTGGCAAGATCCTTCTTGGGCAGCGAAAGGCAACGTTGATATTGGTCCAATCATCAACGGTATGAACTTCCCTTACTTCGGCGACCTTGTTGTTAAATAA
- a CDS encoding dipeptide ABC transporter ATP-binding protein, whose product MSLLEVKNLRIEYPSRHGVHAAVKSLSFNIERGEIVGVVGESGAGKSTVGNAVIDLLSPPGRIASGDVYLDGELISGLNPEQMRKVRGSKIGFIFQDPMTSLNPLFTVEHQLKETIHANMKVSDEEAYQRALSLMQQVGIPQPENRLKQYPHQFSGGMRQRVVIAIALAGEPDLIIADEPTTALDVSIQDQILTLIRDLCIKNNVGCMLVTHDMGVVSNVTDRVAVMYRGDLVEFGPTAKVLGDPDHTYTRSLISAVPRSDMKLDRFPLVSYIEEAAEMKPLDVKNHWLGQSQDEREYTGPLLNVENVNLRFVTKDSLFESRREYVQASNNVSFEVYEGETFGLVGESGSGKSTIARVIAGLYAPDQGRVTFEGIDLTGLKSEKERRPMRRQMQMVFQNPYTSMNPRMKVFDIIAEPIRFHKLTNSETETRQIVNDLLEHVGLGHMAGLKYPHEFSGGQRQRISIARALATRPRLLICDEPTSALDVSVQAQILNLLKDLQDELNLTMLFISHDLPVIRQMCDRVGVMQMGTLLEVAPTEQLFSAPQHEYSKQLISLMPEFTGLREEVVKTA is encoded by the coding sequence ATGTCACTCTTAGAAGTTAAAAACCTTCGTATTGAATACCCTTCGCGTCATGGGGTGCATGCCGCTGTTAAATCACTCTCTTTTAATATTGAGCGTGGCGAAATCGTCGGTGTGGTTGGCGAGTCAGGTGCCGGTAAGTCGACCGTAGGTAATGCGGTTATCGATCTACTTAGTCCTCCAGGGCGTATCGCCAGTGGTGATGTGTATCTCGATGGAGAGCTTATTTCAGGCTTGAATCCTGAGCAGATGCGCAAAGTCCGCGGCTCCAAAATTGGATTTATCTTCCAAGACCCAATGACGTCGCTCAACCCACTGTTTACCGTCGAGCATCAGTTAAAAGAGACAATTCATGCCAACATGAAGGTGTCGGATGAAGAAGCTTATCAGCGCGCATTGTCACTGATGCAACAAGTGGGTATCCCTCAACCAGAAAACCGTCTCAAGCAGTACCCTCACCAGTTCTCTGGCGGCATGCGTCAGCGCGTGGTTATTGCCATCGCTTTGGCTGGCGAGCCTGATCTGATTATTGCAGACGAGCCGACGACCGCTTTGGATGTATCGATCCAAGACCAGATCCTGACTTTGATTCGCGATTTGTGTATTAAGAACAATGTCGGCTGTATGTTAGTGACCCACGATATGGGTGTCGTGTCGAACGTAACTGACCGCGTGGCGGTGATGTACCGAGGCGATTTGGTTGAGTTTGGTCCAACGGCTAAAGTGCTTGGCGACCCAGACCATACCTACACGCGCAGCTTGATCTCGGCGGTACCACGTTCCGACATGAAGCTGGACCGTTTTCCATTGGTGAGTTACATCGAAGAAGCGGCCGAGATGAAGCCGTTAGATGTTAAGAATCACTGGTTAGGGCAGAGTCAAGATGAGCGTGAATACACAGGTCCACTGCTCAATGTTGAGAACGTTAATCTTCGCTTCGTCACCAAAGACTCTCTATTTGAAAGTCGCCGCGAGTATGTTCAGGCATCAAACAATGTCAGCTTTGAAGTGTACGAAGGTGAGACGTTCGGTTTGGTGGGAGAGTCTGGTTCAGGTAAGTCGACCATTGCACGTGTGATTGCTGGCCTGTATGCGCCAGACCAAGGTCGCGTGACGTTTGAAGGTATTGACCTAACCGGCTTGAAGTCAGAGAAAGAACGTCGCCCAATGCGCCGTCAGATGCAGATGGTGTTTCAAAACCCATATACATCAATGAACCCGCGCATGAAGGTGTTTGATATCATTGCCGAGCCTATTCGTTTCCATAAGCTGACCAACAGCGAAACGGAGACACGCCAAATCGTAAATGATTTGCTCGAGCACGTGGGTTTAGGCCATATGGCTGGTCTTAAGTACCCGCATGAATTTTCTGGTGGTCAGCGTCAGCGCATCTCGATTGCTCGCGCCTTGGCGACGCGACCACGTCTGTTGATTTGTGATGAGCCAACGTCTGCATTGGATGTGTCGGTTCAGGCGCAGATCCTAAACCTACTCAAAGATTTACAAGATGAGTTAAATCTCACCATGCTGTTCATCAGTCACGACCTGCCAGTGATTCGCCAAATGTGTGATCGCGTAGGGGTGATGCAAATGGGCACTCTGTTAGAAGTGGCGCCAACCGAGCAACTGTTTAGCGCTCCACAGCACGAGTACAGCAAGCAACTTATTTCTCTGATGCCAGAATTTACCGGTTTGAGAGAAGAGGTAGTAAAAACGGCGTAA
- a CDS encoding c-type cytochrome has protein sequence MDMSRKMLTALVAAITFSSASFAASVSQEEYDAIAERIKPVGDVYLAGAEPVKAEPTGPRDGASVYGTFCIACHASGVSGAPKTGDAGDWAPRLAQGRDVLNNHAINGFNAMPAKGTCMDCSDDEIIAAIDHMIEGL, from the coding sequence ATGGATATGTCTCGAAAAATGTTAACCGCTTTGGTCGCTGCAATCACTTTTTCTAGCGCCTCTTTTGCAGCCAGTGTAAGCCAAGAAGAATATGATGCTATTGCTGAGCGTATTAAGCCTGTAGGTGATGTTTACCTCGCGGGAGCAGAGCCAGTAAAAGCTGAGCCAACCGGTCCTCGTGATGGTGCAAGCGTGTACGGCACATTCTGTATCGCGTGTCACGCATCTGGCGTGAGTGGCGCACCGAAAACAGGTGATGCTGGCGACTGGGCTCCTCGATTGGCGCAAGGTCGTGACGTGCTCAACAACCACGCGATCAACGGTTTCAACGCGATGCCTGCCAAAGGTACCTGTATGGACTGTTCTGATGACGAGATCATCGCCGCTATCGATCACATGATCGAAGGGCTGTAA
- the rep gene encoding DNA helicase Rep, with protein MKLNPNQDQAVKYVSGPCLVLAGAGSGKTRVITNKIAYLVQQCGYKARNIAAVTFTNKAAREMKERVGQTLGKNESKGLMVSTFHTLGLNIIKREYKALGLKSGFSLFDDQDQLALLKELTEQQLDGDKDLLRQLLSTISNWKNDMLTPDQAKAMAKGEQQQLFAFCFEMYQKQMKAYNALDFDDLILLPVLLLRTNQEVRQRWQNRIRYLLVDEYQDTNTSQYELVKLIVGERGRLTVVGDDDQSIYSWRGAKPQNLVLLGEDYPNLRLIKLEQNYRSTSRILRAANILIANNPHVYEKSLFSEIPDGEKLKVLLAKNEEHEAERITGELIAHKFVNRTDYKDYAVLYRGNHQSRLIEKSLMQNRVPYKLSGGTSFFARSEIKDIMAYLRVLVNPDDDNAFLRIVNTPRREIGPVTLEKLGSYANMRGKSLFEASFELGLEQSLSGRGLENLRRFTAWLVKIADQAERGDTVEAVRSLVRDINYEDWLYETSASPKAAEMRMKNVSDLYSWIVADLEGDNYDQEEKSLKEVVQRLTLRDMMERGEEDEESDAVQLMTLHASKGLEFPYVYLIGAEEGILPHQTSIDEDNVEEERRLMYVGITRAQRELTFTMCKERRQFGELVKPTQSRFLDELPFDDVEWEVTKKPVTQEERMAKGQAHIANLKAMFNKK; from the coding sequence ATGAAGCTGAACCCCAACCAAGACCAAGCTGTGAAATACGTATCTGGACCTTGTTTAGTGCTTGCCGGCGCGGGGTCGGGTAAAACGCGCGTGATCACCAACAAGATTGCGTACCTGGTGCAGCAGTGTGGCTACAAAGCGCGCAATATTGCGGCGGTGACCTTTACCAATAAGGCGGCACGCGAGATGAAAGAGCGTGTCGGTCAGACGCTGGGCAAAAACGAATCCAAAGGCTTGATGGTTTCGACCTTTCATACCTTGGGTCTTAACATCATTAAGCGCGAATACAAAGCGCTCGGTTTAAAGTCTGGTTTTTCGTTATTTGATGATCAGGACCAGCTCGCATTGTTAAAGGAACTGACAGAACAACAGTTGGACGGCGATAAAGACCTATTGCGTCAGTTGTTGAGTACTATTTCGAACTGGAAAAATGACATGTTGACGCCCGATCAAGCCAAAGCTATGGCGAAAGGGGAGCAACAGCAGCTGTTTGCCTTCTGCTTCGAGATGTACCAAAAACAGATGAAGGCCTACAACGCCCTCGATTTTGATGACTTGATTTTGTTGCCAGTGTTGTTGCTGCGTACCAACCAAGAGGTGCGCCAGCGTTGGCAAAATCGTATTCGTTATCTGCTGGTGGATGAGTATCAAGATACCAACACCAGCCAGTATGAGTTGGTCAAGTTGATCGTGGGAGAGCGCGGGCGCTTGACCGTGGTGGGAGATGATGACCAGTCTATCTACTCTTGGCGCGGGGCAAAGCCGCAAAACTTAGTGTTGTTGGGCGAAGATTACCCCAACTTACGCTTGATTAAGCTGGAGCAGAACTACCGTTCAACCAGCCGCATTCTGCGAGCGGCGAATATTTTGATTGCCAACAATCCGCACGTGTATGAAAAATCGTTATTTTCTGAAATCCCTGACGGCGAGAAGCTCAAAGTCTTGTTGGCGAAAAACGAGGAGCACGAGGCGGAGCGTATTACCGGTGAGTTGATTGCACATAAGTTTGTTAACCGCACTGACTACAAAGATTACGCGGTGCTGTATCGTGGTAATCACCAATCGCGCTTGATTGAAAAGTCGCTGATGCAAAACCGAGTACCGTATAAGTTATCGGGTGGCACCTCATTTTTCGCGCGATCAGAGATCAAAGACATCATGGCTTACCTAAGAGTGTTAGTGAACCCTGATGATGACAACGCTTTTTTACGTATTGTGAACACGCCGCGCCGTGAAATCGGCCCAGTAACTTTAGAAAAACTGGGCAGTTACGCCAATATGCGCGGAAAAAGTCTGTTTGAGGCCAGTTTTGAGCTTGGGCTTGAGCAATCGCTCAGTGGTCGCGGGCTAGAAAACTTACGCCGATTTACCGCTTGGTTGGTAAAAATAGCGGATCAAGCTGAGCGCGGCGATACGGTTGAAGCGGTTCGCTCTTTGGTTCGCGATATCAATTACGAAGATTGGTTGTATGAAACCTCTGCAAGCCCTAAAGCGGCAGAAATGCGAATGAAGAACGTATCCGATCTCTATTCTTGGATCGTTGCCGATTTAGAGGGAGACAACTATGACCAAGAAGAGAAAAGCCTCAAAGAAGTGGTTCAACGCCTGACATTGCGTGACATGATGGAGCGTGGTGAAGAGGATGAAGAGAGCGATGCGGTTCAGCTCATGACATTGCATGCTTCGAAAGGCTTAGAGTTTCCATACGTTTACTTGATTGGTGCCGAAGAAGGGATATTGCCACACCAAACCAGTATCGACGAAGACAACGTCGAAGAAGAGCGCCGTTTGATGTATGTGGGTATCACTCGTGCCCAACGCGAGTTGACCTTCACTATGTGTAAGGAGCGGCGTCAATTTGGTGAGCTAGTTAAACCGACACAGAGTCGTTTTTTGGATGAACTGCCGTTTGATGATGTCGAATGGGAAGTGACCAAAAAGCCGGTGACCCAAGAGGAACGCATGGCCAAGGGGCAGGCGCACATTGCAAACTTGAAAGCGATGTTTAATAAGAAGTAA